A part of Schistosoma mansoni strain Puerto Rico chromosome W, complete genome genomic DNA contains:
- a CDS encoding lipoate-protein ligase B — MKVSVLSFYLGCVPYNIAWDLQKSIVKLLKSFDSPSVHCILLLEHCPVYTIGIRHTDPMNDYGEHTIKRLKSLGAEFVSTDRGGLITYHGPGQLVAYPIINLQCKSLQGRGLRWYVGALEEAGIKLCAQFGVTAFAGKDSETGVWSDSRHKVMAIGIRQSSSITYHGIALNCTTEPLSWLRQIVPCGLANRDVTCLSEACGKQCTPMEVAPKMSNCLVSSLFGSHANNQFNVNYQFRNDMAGDWCNLVRNINGVYEGCSESFSVSKSWSCIVKDILFSLHSHFNKYITGNILPSNK, encoded by the exons ATGAAAGTCTCTGTGTTGAGTTTTTATCTCGGTTGCGTGCCATATAACATTGCATGGGATCTTCAGAAATCGATTGTCAAACTACTGAAGTCTTTTGATAGTCCTTCGGTGCATTGTATCCTACTTCTGGAACACTGTCCAGTTTACACTATTGGTATACGCCACACAGATCCTATGAATGACTATGGTGAGCATACCATTAAACGTCTAAAAAGTCTTGGGGCTGAATTTGTTAG TACTGATCGTGGAGGTTTGATTACGTATCATGGCCCAGGACAACTCGTAGCCTATCCGATAATTAATCTTCAGTGTAAATCTTTACAAGGTCGTGGTTTAAGGTGGTATGTTGGGGCTTTAGAAGAAGCTGGGATCAAACTGTGTGCACAGTTTGGTGTGACTGCATTCGCTGGTAAGGATTCAGAGACTGGTGTTTGGTCTGATTCTAGGCACAAAGTTATGGCTATTG GTATCCGCCAGAGCAGTTCAATAACATACCATGGGATAGCTCTAAACTGTACCACTGAACCACTTTCATGGCTAAGACAAATCGTTCCTTGTGGTTTAGCTAATCGAGATGTTACGTGTTTGAGTGAAGCTTGTGGTAAACAATGCACACCAATGGAAGTGGCACCTAAAATGTCCAACTGTCTGGTTTCAAGTCTGTTTGGATCACATGCGAATAATCAGTTCAATGTTAATTATCAATTTCGCAATGATATGGCAGGTGATTGGTGTAATTTAGTACGAAATATCAACGGTGTTTATGAAGGTTGTTCCGAATCGTTTTCAGTTAGTAAATCTTGGTCTTGTATAGTTAAGGATATCCTCTTCTCGTTGCATTctcattttaataaatatataaccGGCAATATACTACccagtaataaataa